In the Halorubrum ruber genome, TATTTATAAGCGATCGGCTGGGGCTCCAGAGAGATGCGCCACTACGGTCACCCCGCTGGCTTATAAAAAGATGACTGGAGCGGCAACTGGTTTTTAAGCGCTCTCGACGGCGTCGAGGACCGCCTCGTAGTCGGGTTCGTTCGTCGGGTCGTCGGCGACCCAGTCGTAGACGACCTCGCCGTCGTCGTCGATCACGAACACCGCCCGGTTGGCGATGCCGTGGAGGCCCAGCTCGGCGATGTCGATCTCCAGCCCGTACGCCCGGATCGCGTCGCCGGCCATGTCGCTCACGAGGTCGAACTCGATCCCGTGCTCCTCGCGGAACGCGCCCTGCGAGAACGGCGAGTCGGCGCTGACCCCGAAGAGGGTCGCGCCGGCCGACTCGAACGCGTCGGCGCGCTCCTGGAACGCGATCATCTCATTCGTACACGGCGGCGTGAACGCGCCGGGGAAAAAGGCGAGCACGACCGGCCCGTCGCCGATCTCCTCGTCGAGGTCGAACGGCTCGTGGTCGCTCGTGCCGACCGTCGCGGTGAACGTGGGTGCGGCGTCGCCTGTGGATACCATCTTCACACAGTACGGTCGATTCACGCAAAAGGCTTGTCGCGACCGCGTTCGGTGCCGGTGTCGGCGCGGGGTCGCGGACCGCTACTCGCGGTCGAGGTACTCCTGTTGGATCGCGACGATCTCCGAGGAATCATCACAGTCGGCGTACCGCCGGAGCGGCTCGTCGTTGAGTTCGAGGAACGTCTCGCCCCACGTGAACTTCGACAGGACCCGCTCGGCGTGGTCGCGCTCGCCGAGGATGATCAGTGCGGCCGCGAACGCCTCGACCGTCGTGAGCCGCATCGGCCGCCCGAAGTTCACGGGATTGGCGGCGACGAGGTACGGGAGCGCGCGGTGCTCGCCGGGTAACGAGAACATTTTCTCGCCCGCCGACTCCCACGAGCAGTCGAGCGCGACGAGGGCGCTCTCGCGGGCCATCTCGGCGTCCGCCGGCGAGAGCGCCCGCTCGGCGTGGGGGTTGAGGACGACCCCGTACGGCGTGGCCCGGTCCGAGCGATGGAGCGCCGCGAGGTCGAAGCGCGCGAGCTTCCGGGCCGTACACTTGTCGGGGTCGTCGTCGCCCTCGTACCGGACGTGGAGGTCCACACCCCGGATTCGACGGAGTCGCCTATAAGCCGTGCGGACGTGGACAACACAAAAATACGCGGAGCCGTCGCCCGCCGCCCGTCACGGGGCGCGGGTCCGGGTCAGGATCGGTTCCGAGTCGTCGCTCTCGGCCGGGACGCGCGTCCGCGTCTCGACCGGCGCCGGTTCGTCGTCCGTCGTTAGTTCACACATCGCAGGCCACGCTTGCCGCTCGTGGTACAAAACTGTTCGGCTGAATGTCTCGTTATCTCTTCTATCTCCTAATATACGTTTATCTTTTCTCCCTGTACAACGAATATCAAACAGCTATTTCGGATTTAGTTCGACGAACGATGATACGCATCGTCGGATCTCGCGCCACGGTCCCGATACCGTCAAACCGACCCGGTACCGGCGGTGTTTTTCCTCGTCGCCGCGCAGGTGATCGTATGGAGCTGTTCGCGGTTCCGGACCTCCCGGAGATCCGGGAGGGAGACGATCTGGCGGCCATGATCGACGAGCGCGTCGACCTCCGTGAGGACGACGTGGTCGTCGTCGCCAGCACGGTCGTCTCGAAGGCCGAGGGGCGCGTCTTCGACCTCGACGACTTCCCGGCGAGCGAGCGCGCAGAGGCGGTCGCCGACCGGCTCGCGGAGATTTCGGGCGAACAG is a window encoding:
- a CDS encoding redoxin domain-containing protein translates to MVSTGDAAPTFTATVGTSDHEPFDLDEEIGDGPVVLAFFPGAFTPPCTNEMIAFQERADAFESAGATLFGVSADSPFSQGAFREEHGIEFDLVSDMAGDAIRAYGLEIDIAELGLHGIANRAVFVIDDDGEVVYDWVADDPTNEPDYEAVLDAVESA
- a CDS encoding DUF367 family protein yields the protein MDLHVRYEGDDDPDKCTARKLARFDLAALHRSDRATPYGVVLNPHAERALSPADAEMARESALVALDCSWESAGEKMFSLPGEHRALPYLVAANPVNFGRPMRLTTVEAFAAALIILGERDHAERVLSKFTWGETFLELNDEPLRRYADCDDSSEIVAIQQEYLDRE